In Nocardia sp. NBC_00403, the DNA window GTACTATTTCCAGCAGATAGCAGTTAAGAGGAGCCCATGCCGTCCACATCCGCACGCCCGCTACGCGCCGACGCCGAACGCACCGTGCGCGCCATCCTCGACGCGGCCGAGCGGGTACTGAGCGACAACCCGAACGCGACGCTGGAACAGATCGCGGAAGTCGCGGGCGTCGCGCGGACCACCGTGCACCGCCGCTTCGCCAACCGCGAGGATCTGGTGCGCACCATGGCGATCACCGCGTGGCGGCGAATGGACGCGGCGGTCGATGCGGCCCGTCCACAAACCGCCCCGCCGCTCGTCGCGCTACATCAAGCGACGGCCAATGTCATCCAGATCAAATACGGAGCCGCATACGCCCTCGATCGCATCGATGTGAGCGACCCCGAAGTCGCCCGGATCCAGGCAAACGTCTTCGCGAAATGCGATGCGGCGTTTGCCCGGGCGCAAACCGAAGGCGTTATCGCACCCGACGCCGACCTCACCTGGGTGCGCCGCGTCTATCTGGCACTGATCACCGAAACCGTGCACGGCGCAACCGAATTGGACACGACGACAGACCCGGACGCGCTCGCGAGCCGCGTCATCGACACCCTCCTCGGCGGCGTCGGACGCGGGCGGTAATCGACCGACGCACGGCATCCGGCTAGTTGGACACTGGTGTGAGGATCGGGTCCCGGCTGATCGGTTGGGTGATGGCCGATACCAGCGATGTGGCCGCGCGCGAGGAGCGGCGGCGAATCCGCAACGCCGCCGATCCGGACCGGGGTTCGCCTCGGGTCCGGCGCGCAGGCTGGGATCGGGTTCCCGACCTCGCGGCACATCCTCCGGCTGAGCCTCCCCACTATCGCGGGCATCCAGAAGTTTGCTGAGCCGTCGATGCCAACCGTAGAGTCGGGCAATAGGGAAGGTGTGTCGCTCCCCGAAAATACTTGGTGACGAAGGGGTTTCGCGAATCCGATAGAGGGAAGTCGATGGGTGCCATGGTGGTGGCCGTCGGCGCTGCAGTGCTACTCGCGGGATGCGACGGCAGTTCCAGCACCAGCCAGCCGACCCCGAGCAACTCGCAGGCGGCGACGACAACCGCTGCGGCCGCGACCACATCCGCTGGGGGTGCGACCACATCCGCGGGGGGCGAGGACTCGAACACCGGAGGTGCGAACACAACGGACGCACCAGCGCCCGCCCAGCAGTCCGCGACAGTGGCGCCCGCCGCGCTCTGGGACCCCTGTGGGATATCCGACGCCGATATCACCAAGCAGGGATTGCGCGTCGACAGCAAGGTGGCGCTCACCGGATCCGACAGCTCAGGCGATAAGAGCTGCCGTTGGCAGTCCCTCATGGGCAAGTCCGAAATGACGATCGTGTCGACCCGGAATACGGTCCAGGACTTGATGCAGAGCGGCCGCTATGTGGATTTCAATGCACTGTCGGTCGGCGACCGAGCGGCCCACCAATATCGTGCCGCCCAGGACACGAATAAAATCGGCTGCTACATCAGCATTACGGTGCCGGGCGGCCTCGTCGCATTCGTCACGCGGAATCTACAGCCCGATGCGCCCGAAGAACCATGTGTCGGGGCGCGTCGTATCAGCGGCGCGCTGGTCGGGTATCTCCCCTGAGCGCCTCGGAGGGCAACGACGGTAGCTGGAATACGGTGCGCGACAAAGACCGTCAGCTGACCTCGGACGGTGACACCAGTCTCATGAGATGGCACAGGTGGTGACAGGTTCCCCAGAAATGCCCGAATTCACTGTGACACAAAGTTTTACATGACTGTTTCGCGATGACTATGGGTTGCGAAGAGCCTGTTAGAGGGAAGTTTTCACGTTCAGGGTGCGGGTAGGGCTGGTTGGCGCTCGGGTTGGCCGCCGATGATGTTGGTCGGTGTGCTGGAGGGTGAAGTTCGTGGCGACGCGGGTGTTCGCGGACGCGGAGTTGGAGCGTCTGCGGGGCCCCGGAGATCAGCCGCGACGAGCTGATCCGGTTTTCACCCTGGCTCCGGCGGATCTGGCGGTTGTTGATCCAGGACGGGTGCGGGGTCCGGCGGACCGGTTGGGTTCGGCGGTGGCTTTGTGCACCTTGCCGTAGCTGGGATTCGTGCCGGACAGGGTCGTGACTGCGCCGCCGGTGGTGATAGCGCGGCCGGCCGAGCAGCTGAAGGTGGACGCGGCCCGTGCAGGTGGACGACGATGGGCAGATGTCGCTCAGTACACGCGAGGCCGATCTGTTCGAGAGTTACCGGGGCCGTTTGGAGGCGATAGCCTACCGGTTGCTGGGGTCGGCGAGCGATGCCGAGGACGCGGTGCAGGATGCGTTCCTGCGGTGGCATGCCGTGGACCGGGAGCACATCGAGACGCCCGAGGCGTGGCTGACGAAGGTGCTGACCAATATCTGCCTCAATCAGCTCACCTCGGCGCGGGCGCGACGGGAAACCTATGTGG includes these proteins:
- a CDS encoding TetR/AcrR family transcriptional regulator; this translates as MPSTSARPLRADAERTVRAILDAAERVLSDNPNATLEQIAEVAGVARTTVHRRFANREDLVRTMAITAWRRMDAAVDAARPQTAPPLVALHQATANVIQIKYGAAYALDRIDVSDPEVARIQANVFAKCDAAFARAQTEGVIAPDADLTWVRRVYLALITETVHGATELDTTTDPDALASRVIDTLLGGVGRGR
- a CDS encoding DUF3558 family protein, producing the protein MGAMVVAVGAAVLLAGCDGSSSTSQPTPSNSQAATTTAAAATTSAGGATTSAGGEDSNTGGANTTDAPAPAQQSATVAPAALWDPCGISDADITKQGLRVDSKVALTGSDSSGDKSCRWQSLMGKSEMTIVSTRNTVQDLMQSGRYVDFNALSVGDRAAHQYRAAQDTNKIGCYISITVPGGLVAFVTRNLQPDAPEEPCVGARRISGALVGYLP